One Kitasatospora sp. MAP12-44 DNA segment encodes these proteins:
- a CDS encoding cyclase family protein, whose product MTPEQAPTLIDLTHQVTTGMPVYPGDPEVALTPAMTTDTAGVNVLSVHLGSQSGTHVDAPYHVDVTWPTLDGLPLELFTGPAVVADLRALPARTAITPEQLTPALARVTPGAVLLLATGWPRFWGTERYLAHPYLSPGAARAIVEAGVRTVGVDALSVDPTPDPGPADPAVAALLAGLTDEHDGAPPAEEPVLTAHRVLLGAPGGAVIAENLTDLTALLEAQARDKPLSVSLFPLRLAAADGAPIRAVAKIG is encoded by the coding sequence GTGACTCCTGAGCAGGCGCCGACCCTGATCGACCTCACCCACCAGGTCACCACCGGCATGCCCGTCTATCCGGGCGATCCCGAGGTCGCCCTGACCCCCGCGATGACCACCGACACGGCCGGGGTGAACGTGCTGAGCGTGCACCTGGGCTCGCAGTCCGGCACCCATGTGGACGCGCCGTACCACGTGGACGTCACCTGGCCGACCCTGGACGGGCTGCCGCTGGAGCTCTTCACCGGCCCCGCCGTCGTCGCCGACCTGCGCGCGCTGCCGGCCCGCACCGCGATCACCCCCGAGCAGCTGACCCCCGCGCTGGCCCGGGTGACGCCCGGCGCCGTGCTGCTGCTGGCCACCGGCTGGCCGCGCTTCTGGGGCACCGAGCGCTACCTCGCCCACCCCTACCTCAGCCCGGGCGCGGCGCGGGCGATCGTCGAGGCGGGCGTGCGGACGGTGGGCGTGGACGCGCTGAGCGTGGACCCCACCCCCGACCCCGGCCCGGCCGACCCGGCGGTGGCCGCGCTCCTGGCCGGCCTCACCGACGAGCACGACGGCGCCCCGCCCGCCGAGGAGCCGGTCCTCACCGCCCACCGCGTCCTGCTGGGAGCCCCGGGCGGCGCGGTGATCGCGGAGAACCTCACCGACCTGACCGCCCTGCTGGAGGCCCAGGCGCGTGACAAACCGCTCTCCGTCAGCCTCTTCCCGCTACGCCTGGCGGCGGCAGACGGCGCCCCGATCCGAGCGGTGGCGAAGATCGGATAA
- a CDS encoding Lrp/AsnC family transcriptional regulator: MDTVDRQLIQALRENGRASYAELGRLVGLSGPSVTDRINRLEQAGVITGYRATVNPASLGFGVTALIGLQLTDAADHEDVAHRLKDLGEVEDCWFIAGDDSYMLKVRVSDVEGLESVVKRLSGTKGVARTRTTVVLSTKWENRVSELPLDAGE, encoded by the coding sequence ATGGACACGGTGGACAGACAGCTCATCCAGGCGCTCCGCGAGAACGGCCGCGCCTCCTACGCAGAACTGGGCCGTCTGGTGGGCCTGTCGGGCCCGAGCGTCACGGACCGGATCAACCGCCTGGAGCAGGCCGGGGTGATCACCGGCTACCGGGCCACCGTCAACCCGGCCTCGCTCGGCTTCGGCGTGACCGCCCTGATCGGCCTTCAACTCACCGACGCCGCTGACCACGAGGACGTCGCGCACCGGCTGAAGGACCTCGGCGAGGTCGAGGACTGCTGGTTCATCGCGGGCGACGACTCGTACATGCTCAAGGTCCGGGTCTCCGACGTCGAGGGGCTCGAATCGGTCGTCAAGCGGCTGTCGGGCACCAAGGGTGTGGCCCGCACCAGGACCACCGTCGTACTGTCCACCAAATGGGAGAACCGGGTCAGCGAGCTGCCCCTCGACGCGGGAGAGTGA
- a CDS encoding threonine/serine dehydratase → MALVSLEDLRAAQQRIAGVAVRTPLMPCPWAEDGNRRLWLKPENLQPTGAFKIRGAYNRLAALTAAERVRGVVAQSSGNHAQAVAYAARLLGIKAVIVMPDTSPEVKVANTRSFGAEVLLVAPAERDLVPAELTERHGYVWVPPYDDPYIIAGQGTVGLEIGEDAPDELDTVLVPVSGGGLIGGTAAAIKLTTPGVRVIGVEPELAADAGESFRAGERIAWPVDHTYRTIADGLRTPSVGALNFEHLQAYVDDMVTVSEEEIRSAVAVLARRGRLVAEPSGAVTTAAYLHRGAELGGRVFAAVVSGGNLDPKLLSELLTA, encoded by the coding sequence ATGGCCCTGGTGAGCCTGGAGGACCTGCGCGCCGCCCAGCAGCGGATAGCGGGAGTGGCCGTCCGCACCCCGCTGATGCCCTGTCCGTGGGCCGAGGACGGCAACCGCCGGCTCTGGCTCAAGCCCGAGAACCTGCAGCCCACCGGCGCCTTCAAGATCCGCGGCGCCTACAACCGGCTGGCCGCGCTGACCGCCGCCGAACGGGTTCGCGGCGTGGTCGCCCAGTCCAGCGGCAACCACGCGCAGGCGGTGGCCTACGCGGCGCGGCTGCTCGGCATCAAGGCCGTCATCGTGATGCCGGACACCTCGCCCGAGGTCAAGGTGGCCAACACCCGCTCGTTCGGCGCCGAGGTGCTCCTGGTGGCCCCCGCCGAGCGCGACCTGGTGCCCGCCGAGCTGACGGAGCGCCACGGGTACGTCTGGGTGCCGCCGTACGACGATCCGTACATCATCGCGGGCCAGGGCACGGTGGGCCTGGAGATCGGCGAGGACGCCCCGGACGAGCTGGACACCGTCCTGGTGCCGGTCAGCGGCGGCGGCCTGATCGGCGGCACGGCCGCGGCGATCAAGCTGACCACCCCCGGCGTGCGGGTGATCGGCGTCGAGCCCGAGCTGGCCGCCGACGCGGGGGAGAGCTTCCGGGCCGGCGAGCGCATCGCCTGGCCGGTCGACCACACCTACCGCACCATCGCGGACGGCCTGCGCACCCCGTCGGTCGGCGCGCTCAACTTCGAGCACCTGCAGGCCTATGTCGACGACATGGTGACGGTCAGCGAGGAGGAGATCCGCTCCGCGGTCGCGGTACTGGCCCGGCGCGGCCGACTGGTGGCCGAGCCCTCCGGCGCGGTGACCACCGCCGCCTACCTCCACCGCGGCGCCGAGTTGGGCGGCCGGGTCTTCGCGGCCGTCGTCAGCGGCGGCAACCTCGACCCGAAGCTGCTGTCGGAGTTGCTGACCGCCTAG
- a CDS encoding UbiX family flavin prenyltransferase has protein sequence MGKAAMDKQVNEVRRPWVVGVSGASGTPYAASVIRALLAAGEPVDLVVSRAARLTILDETGIAFRDAHWQQDLAAWLEVEPTDVRYWPAGDFAAGPSSGSYPAKGMLVVPATTGAVAGIALGLSKDLLQRAAAVTLKERRPLVVCVREAPLDGVTLRHLVELDAAGAVVLPASPGFYAGGSTARELVDFVAGRVLDAVGVEHRLYRRWEGELGAARAEGA, from the coding sequence ATGGGCAAGGCGGCTATGGACAAGCAAGTGAACGAGGTGCGGCGGCCATGGGTGGTCGGCGTCTCCGGGGCGTCGGGGACCCCGTACGCCGCGTCGGTGATCCGCGCGCTGCTGGCGGCCGGCGAGCCGGTGGACCTGGTGGTCAGCCGCGCCGCCCGGCTGACCATCCTGGACGAGACCGGCATCGCCTTCCGGGACGCCCACTGGCAGCAGGACCTCGCCGCGTGGCTGGAAGTCGAGCCCACCGACGTCCGGTACTGGCCGGCCGGCGACTTCGCGGCCGGCCCCTCCAGCGGCTCGTACCCCGCCAAGGGCATGCTGGTCGTCCCGGCGACCACCGGCGCGGTGGCCGGGATCGCGCTGGGGCTGAGCAAGGACCTGCTCCAGCGGGCCGCCGCCGTCACCCTCAAGGAGCGCCGCCCGCTGGTGGTCTGCGTCCGCGAGGCCCCGCTCGACGGGGTGACGCTGCGGCATCTGGTGGAGCTCGACGCGGCCGGCGCGGTGGTGCTCCCCGCGTCGCCCGGTTTCTACGCCGGCGGCTCCACGGCCCGGGAGTTGGTGGACTTCGTGGCCGGCCGGGTGCTGGACGCGGTCGGTGTGGAGCACCGGCTCTACCGGCGCTGGGAGGGCGAACTGGGCGCGGCGAGGGCGGAGGGGGCGTAG